A window of the Streptomyces sp. JB150 genome harbors these coding sequences:
- a CDS encoding NUDIX hydrolase produces the protein MTVVWINGTFGAGKTTTARELIDLIPNSTLFDPEVIGGALAQLLPAKHLAEVGDFQDLPIWRRLVIDTAAAMLTELGGTLVVPMTLLRQDYRDEIFGGLAARRITVSHVLLAPAETILRERIAHREIPPDLPDGEIRIRQWAYDHIEPYRAALASWLAVDAHLVDNGRLTPYETAVRIAAAVATGEVPVCEIVQTPEPTAETLAAGVLLFDEQDRVLLVDPTYKPGWEFPGGVVEPGEAPARAGMREVAEETGIRLTDVPRLLVADWEPPTPPGYGGLRLLFDGGRLDSAETARVLLPGPELRGWRFVTEQEAAGLLPPVRYERLRWALRARERGAALYLEAGVPVGDRHDGTAPDTP, from the coding sequence GTGACCGTCGTCTGGATCAACGGCACGTTCGGTGCGGGGAAGACGACCACCGCACGGGAACTGATCGACCTGATCCCGAACAGCACGCTCTTCGACCCCGAGGTCATCGGCGGCGCGCTCGCACAGCTGCTGCCGGCCAAACACCTCGCCGAGGTCGGCGACTTCCAGGATCTGCCGATCTGGCGCCGGCTGGTCATCGACACCGCGGCCGCGATGCTGACAGAACTCGGCGGCACCCTGGTGGTCCCCATGACCCTGCTCCGCCAGGACTACCGCGACGAGATCTTCGGCGGGCTCGCCGCCCGCCGGATCACCGTCAGCCATGTGCTGCTCGCCCCGGCCGAAACGATACTGCGCGAGCGGATAGCCCACCGGGAGATCCCACCGGACCTCCCCGACGGCGAGATACGGATACGGCAGTGGGCCTACGACCACATCGAGCCGTACCGCGCCGCCCTCGCCTCCTGGCTCGCCGTCGACGCCCATCTCGTCGACAACGGCCGCCTCACCCCCTACGAGACCGCCGTCCGCATCGCGGCGGCCGTCGCCACCGGCGAGGTGCCCGTCTGCGAGATCGTGCAGACCCCCGAACCCACCGCCGAGACGCTGGCCGCCGGCGTCCTCCTCTTCGACGAGCAGGACCGCGTGCTGCTCGTCGACCCCACCTACAAGCCCGGCTGGGAGTTCCCCGGCGGCGTCGTGGAGCCCGGCGAGGCACCCGCCCGGGCCGGCATGCGCGAGGTCGCCGAGGAGACCGGCATCCGCCTGACCGACGTACCGCGGCTGCTCGTCGCCGACTGGGAACCGCCCACACCCCCCGGCTACGGCGGGCTGCGGCTGCTCTTCGACGGCGGACGCCTCGACTCCGCCGAGACGGCCCGGGTCCTGCTGCCCGGACCCGAACTGCGCGGCTGGCGCTTCGTCACCGAACAGGAAGCCGCCGGCCTGCTGCCGCCCGTACGCTACGAACGCCTGCGCTGGGCCCTGAGAGCCCGCGAGCGCGGAGCGGCACTGTACCTGGAGGCCGGCGTCCCGGTCGGCGACCGGCACGACGGTACGGCGCCCGACACCCCCTAG
- a CDS encoding ROK family protein yields the protein MHTDLVAALDIGGTKIAGALVDGGGRIVVRAQRPTPAQEDGDTVMRAVRDVLDELAAVPLWSRVDAVGIGSAGPVDASAGTVSPVNVPGWRGYPLVERVRAATGGLPVELIGDGVAITAAEHWQGAARGHDNALCMVVSTGVGGGLVLNGRLHPGPTGNAGHIGHISVDLDGDPCPCGARGCVERIASGPNIARRALANGWRPGPDGDTSAAAVAAAARAGDPVAVASFERAARALAAGIAATATLVEIDIAVIGGGVGKAGDVLFTPLRRALSDYATLSFARHLEVAPAQTGTDAGLVGAAAAVLAHRTDAAAAGV from the coding sequence ATGCACACCGACCTCGTGGCCGCGCTCGACATCGGCGGCACCAAGATCGCAGGCGCGCTGGTGGACGGCGGCGGCCGGATCGTGGTGCGGGCGCAGCGCCCGACGCCCGCGCAGGAGGACGGCGACACCGTGATGCGGGCCGTCCGCGACGTCCTCGACGAGCTGGCCGCCGTGCCGCTGTGGAGCCGCGTGGACGCCGTCGGCATCGGCAGCGCCGGGCCGGTGGACGCCTCCGCCGGCACGGTGAGCCCGGTGAACGTGCCCGGCTGGCGCGGCTATCCGCTGGTCGAGCGGGTCCGCGCGGCGACCGGCGGGCTGCCCGTCGAGCTGATCGGCGACGGCGTGGCCATCACCGCCGCCGAACACTGGCAGGGTGCCGCGCGGGGGCACGACAACGCGCTGTGCATGGTGGTGTCCACGGGCGTCGGCGGCGGCCTGGTGCTGAACGGGCGGCTGCACCCCGGCCCGACCGGCAACGCGGGCCACATCGGGCACATCAGCGTCGACCTCGACGGCGATCCCTGCCCGTGCGGAGCGCGCGGCTGTGTGGAGCGCATCGCGAGCGGCCCGAACATCGCCCGGCGCGCCCTGGCAAACGGCTGGCGGCCCGGCCCGGACGGCGACACCTCCGCCGCCGCGGTGGCCGCCGCGGCGCGGGCCGGCGATCCGGTCGCCGTCGCCTCCTTCGAGCGGGCCGCCCGCGCGCTCGCCGCGGGGATCGCCGCGACCGCCACCCTCGTGGAGATCGACATCGCCGTGATCGGCGGGGGCGTGGGCAAGGCGGGCGATGTCCTGTTCACCCCACTGCGCCGGGCGCTGTCCGACTACGCCACCCTCTCCTTCGCCCGGCACCTGGAGGTCGCCCCGGCCCAAACGGGCACCGACGCGGGCCTGGTGGGTGCGGCCGCCGCGGTCCTGGCCCACCGCACGGACGCGGCCGCGGCGGGTGTGTGA
- a CDS encoding LacI family DNA-binding transcriptional regulator, translating to MPETIRRADRLPGSRYGNRPTMKDVAARAGVGLKTVSRVVNGEPGVTPETEQRVQEAIAALGFRRNDSARVLRKGRTASIGLVLEDLADPFYGPLSRAVEEVARAHGALLINGSSAEDPEREQELVLALCARRVDGLVVIPAGDDHRYLEPEIRAGVATVFVDRPAGKIDADVVLADNYGGARDGVAHLIAHGHRRIGFIGDMPRIHTAAERLRGYRAAMEDAGIAVEESWMSLGATDPARVRRAAEDMLSGPAPVTAVFTGNNRVTVTVIRVLAEHSRRVALVGFDDIELADLLRPGVTVVAQDAAALGRTAAERLFRQLDGSLTVPERIELPTRLITRGSGELPPAP from the coding sequence GTGCCCGAGACCATCCGCCGAGCCGACCGTCTCCCCGGCAGCCGCTACGGCAACCGGCCCACCATGAAGGACGTCGCGGCGCGCGCCGGAGTCGGACTGAAGACGGTCTCCCGGGTCGTCAACGGCGAGCCGGGCGTCACACCGGAGACCGAACAGCGCGTCCAGGAGGCCATAGCGGCGCTGGGCTTCCGCCGCAACGACAGCGCGCGGGTGCTGCGCAAGGGCCGTACGGCGAGCATCGGGCTGGTCCTGGAGGACCTCGCCGACCCGTTCTACGGCCCGCTGAGCCGCGCGGTCGAGGAAGTGGCCCGCGCCCACGGCGCGCTGCTGATCAACGGCTCCAGCGCGGAGGACCCGGAGCGCGAGCAGGAACTGGTGCTGGCGCTGTGCGCGCGGCGGGTGGACGGGCTGGTGGTGATCCCCGCCGGGGACGACCACCGGTATCTGGAGCCGGAGATCAGGGCGGGCGTCGCCACGGTCTTCGTGGACCGCCCGGCCGGGAAGATCGACGCGGACGTGGTGCTCGCCGACAACTATGGCGGCGCCCGCGACGGCGTGGCCCATCTGATCGCCCACGGGCACCGCCGTATCGGCTTCATCGGCGACATGCCCCGCATCCACACCGCCGCGGAGCGGCTGCGCGGCTACCGGGCCGCGATGGAGGACGCCGGGATAGCGGTCGAGGAGTCCTGGATGTCGCTCGGCGCCACGGACCCGGCGCGGGTGCGCCGCGCGGCCGAGGACATGCTGTCCGGGCCGGCGCCCGTCACCGCGGTCTTCACGGGCAACAACCGGGTCACCGTGACGGTGATCCGGGTGCTGGCCGAGCACAGCCGCCGGGTGGCCCTGGTCGGCTTCGACGACATCGAGCTGGCCGATCTGCTCCGGCCCGGCGTCACGGTCGTCGCGCAGGACGCGGCGGCGCTCGGCCGGACCGCCGCCGAGCGGCTGTTCCGTCAGCTGGACGGCTCCCTGACCGTGCCGGAGCG